In bacterium, one DNA window encodes the following:
- a CDS encoding MBL fold metallo-hydrolase, with protein sequence MGKLVVEHLAVGPLQSNCFIVGDEISGEAVVIDPGEDGEMILAAVRRRPWTVRAVLNTHAHFDHIAANEVIVKETGAPLVAPRADAPYMPQAHMAARMYGLVVAPSPDPDRLIDEGDVIIIGDEEIGVLSTPGHTPGGVTFVTSAGVFPGDALFAGSIGRTDLPGGDYQTLIISIRKKILTLPDETPVYPGHGPFTTVGREKNLNPFLT encoded by the coding sequence ATGGGCAAACTCGTTGTCGAACACCTCGCGGTAGGGCCCCTGCAGTCGAACTGCTTTATCGTCGGTGACGAGATCAGCGGCGAGGCGGTCGTAATCGATCCGGGAGAGGACGGGGAGATGATCCTCGCTGCAGTCAGGAGACGGCCCTGGACCGTCAGGGCTGTTCTCAATACCCACGCCCACTTCGATCACATCGCCGCCAACGAAGTCATTGTGAAAGAGACAGGAGCGCCCCTCGTTGCGCCCCGCGCCGACGCTCCTTACATGCCTCAGGCACACATGGCTGCAAGAATGTACGGGCTTGTGGTCGCTCCTTCCCCGGACCCCGACCGCCTCATCGACGAAGGTGACGTGATCATCATCGGGGATGAAGAGATCGGGGTACTTTCCACACCCGGACACACACCCGGTGGTGTGACTTTTGTGACGAGCGCAGGTGTATTCCCCGGGGATGCCCTGTTCGCCGGCTCCATCGGGAGGACTGACCTGCCGGGCGGCGATTACCAAACCCTGATCATCTCTATCAGGAAGAAGATCCTCACCCTTCCCGATGAGACTCCGGTGTACCCCGGCCACGGACCATTTACCACGGTGGGAAGGGAAAAAAACCTCAACCCGTTTCTGACCTAG